In a genomic window of Helianthus annuus cultivar XRQ/B chromosome 10, HanXRQr2.0-SUNRISE, whole genome shotgun sequence:
- the LOC110889593 gene encoding uncharacterized protein LOC110889593 isoform X1: MPPANDGSPATVVGCSCEYDGDSHKTCSQCERKSKKSGLTSSSSSYALLSFDSFPVEDYDKRWRIFTASVKGFVIGAGIKGGLSLFAILARLRRRRTLSLDKKVKMASGGQDLILALKETVRYGLFLGTFAGTFVSVDELIAALGGHRRTARWRALLAGAIAGPSMLLTGFNTQHTSLAVYILMRAAVLASRCGIKSKRFGHICKPLTWAHGDIFLMCLASTQILCAYILKQDSLPQSYKSFLNKHGGKDPIILQGVKDIACGMPFTNLEQIRKFYKNTGVDVILDPQMKVPCSIIHANQSCRWHAISFFFQAYKRAVPVYLPVYLIPALIVHRQGLGKRPFTILAKGLFGTARSSLFLSTYCTSAWIWTCFLFRIFKRCNVTMLALGTFPTGLSLAIEKKSRRIEISLYCLARAIESFFTTMSDIGYLPQLENFKRVDVLIFSLSTAVIMHCYAIERDVFRSKYLNVLDWVFGVPRSPHDATPRKKSDTS; this comes from the exons ATGCCACCGGCGAACGACGGTTCTCCGGCCACCGTTGTCGGCTGTTCATGCGAATACGACGGCGATAGCCACAAAACCTGCTCACAATGCGAGCGAAAATCGAAGAAAAGCGGTCTGACGTCATCTTCGTCTTCGTACGCGTTACTTAGCTTCGATTCGTTTCCGGTTGAAGATTACGATAAGCGGTGGAGGATTTTTACTGCTTCTGTTAAAGGATTTGTTATCGGAGCTGGAATTAAAGGCGGTTTGTCTCTGTTCGCGATACTTGCGCGGTTGCGGAGACGACGAACGTTGTCGTTGGATAA GAAGGTGAAGATGGCTTCTGGTGGTCAAGATTTGATATTGGCACTGAAAGAAACAGTCAGATATGGTCTATTTCTTGGCACTTTCGCTGGGACATTTGTTTCAGTTGATGAGTTAATAGCTGCTTTGGGAGGACACCGAAG AACAGCAAGATGGAGGGCTCTATTAGCAGGGGCAATAGCCGGACCATCGATGCTCCTCACTGGATTCAACACACAGCATACAAGCTTGGCTGTTTATATTCTTATGCGTGCAGCTGTCTTGGCATCACGTTGTGGGATAAAAAGCAAGCGTTTTGGACACATTTGTAAACCTCTCACGTGGGCCCATGGAGACATATTCCTAATGTGTCTCGCATCTACTCAAATATT GTGTGCGTACATATTGAAGCAAGACAGTTTGCCGCAATCATACAAATCATTTCTCAATAAACATGGTGGAAAAGACCCTATTATCCTTCAAGGTGTTAAAGATATTGCGTGTGGCATGCCTTTTACTAATCTAGAACAAATACGAAAGTTCTACAAAAACACCGGTGTTGATGTCATTCTCGACCCTCAAATGAAAGTTCCCTGTTCG ATTATACATGCAAACCAATCATGTAGGTGGCATGCAATTTCATTCTTTTTCCAAGCGTACAAAAGAGCAGTACCGGTTTATCTTCCTGTTTATTTAATCCCCGCGCTTATAGTACATCGCCAAGGCCTTGGGAAACG GCCTTTTACAATATTGGCTAAAGGTCTTTTTGGTACTGCAAGATCAAGCCTGTTTCTTTCTACATACTGTACTTCTGCCTG GATCTGGACATGCTTCCTCTTCAGGATTTTCAAAAGATGTAATGTCACCATGCTAGCACTTGGCACG TTCCCAACGGGTCTGAGTTTAGCAATAGAGAAAAAGAGCAGGAGAATCGAAATATCACTCTACTGCCTTGCACGAGCCATTGAAAGCTTCTTCACAACAATGTCGGACATAGGATACCTACCACAACTGGAAAACTTTAAACGAGTCGATGTTTTAATATTCAGCCTTTCAACGGCAGTCATAATGCATTGTTACGCAATTGAAAGAGATGTTTTTCGATCCAAGTATTTGAATGTGCTTGATTGGGTGTTTGGTGTGCCCCGTTCTCCACACGATGCGACCCCACGAAAGAAAAGTGATACGAGCTGA
- the LOC110889592 gene encoding annexin D1 — MSTIIVPAEVPPVSDDVEQLRKAFEGWGTNEGLIIEILAHRNAEQRKLIRQTYAQTYNEDLLNALEKELTRDFERIVLLWTYDPPERDAFLANEIVKNGAKTHQVIVEIACTRSSHELLLARKEYHARYQKSLEEDVANYTTDDVRKLLWALVTSYRYEGEEVDMSLAKSEAKLIYDKIKENLYDYDDFIRILGTRSKAQINATLNHYKDEFGQEICKNLKADPNDEFLKILRATIKALTVPAKYFERVLRLAINKQGTDEDALTRVVATRAEFDMKAIKEEYKKRNSVSLNEAIAKDTRGDYEDMLLALAGSDDA, encoded by the exons ATGTCAACAATTATCGTTCCCGCAGAAGTTCCTCCGGTCTCCGACGACGTTGAACAGCTCCGTAAAGCTTTTGAAG GATGGGGAACAAATGAAGGTTTGATCATTGAGATTTTGGCTCATAGAAATGCGGAACAGCGTAAGCTTATTCGACAAACTTATGCGCAAACTTACAATGAGGATCTCCTTAATGCACTTGAAAAGGAACTTACAAGAGATTTTGAG AGGATTGTTCTGCTATGGACATATGATCCACCCGAACGTGATGCATTTTTGGCTAACGAAATAGTAAAAAACGGGGCTAAAACTCATCAAGTTATCGTTGAAATAGCTTGTACAAGGTCTTCACATGAATTGCTTCTTGCTAGGAAAGAATACCATGCTCGTTATCAGAAATCCCTTGAAGAAGACGTCGCAAATTACACAACCGATGATGTCCGGAAG TTATTATGGGCATTGGTGACAAGCTACAGATATGAAGGGGAAGAAGTGGACATGTCACTTGCAAAATCAGAAGCCAAGTTAATTTATGATAAAATTAAGGAAAACTTATATGACTACGACGATTTTATCAGAATTCTCGGAACGAGAAGTAAAGCGCAGATCAACGCGACGTTGAATCATTACAAAGACGAGTTTGGACAAGAAATTTGTAAG aATTTGAAAGCCGATCCTAATGACGAATTCTTAAAAATATTACGAGCCACAATAAAGGCGTTAACAGTCCCCGCAAAGTACTTTGAGAGAGTGCTAAGGCTAGCGATCAATAAACAAGGGACCGATGAGGATGCACTAACGAGGGTTGTTGCTACACGAGCTGAATTCGACATGAAAGCAATCAAAGAAGAGTATAAAAAAAGGAATAGTGTCTCTTTAAATGAAGCCATTGCTAAGGATACTAGAGGAGACTATGAGGACATGCTTCTTGCTCTTGCAGGTTCTGATGATgcctaa
- the LOC110889593 gene encoding uncharacterized protein LOC110889593 isoform X2 has translation MLLTGFNTQHTSLAVYILMRAAVLASRCGIKSKRFGHICKPLTWAHGDIFLMCLASTQILCAYILKQDSLPQSYKSFLNKHGGKDPIILQGVKDIACGMPFTNLEQIRKFYKNTGVDVILDPQMKVPCSIIHANQSCRWHAISFFFQAYKRAVPVYLPVYLIPALIVHRQGLGKRPFTILAKGLFGTARSSLFLSTYCTSAWIWTCFLFRIFKRCNVTMLALGTFPTGLSLAIEKKSRRIEISLYCLARAIESFFTTMSDIGYLPQLENFKRVDVLIFSLSTAVIMHCYAIERDVFRSKYLNVLDWVFGVPRSPHDATPRKKSDTS, from the exons ATGCTCCTCACTGGATTCAACACACAGCATACAAGCTTGGCTGTTTATATTCTTATGCGTGCAGCTGTCTTGGCATCACGTTGTGGGATAAAAAGCAAGCGTTTTGGACACATTTGTAAACCTCTCACGTGGGCCCATGGAGACATATTCCTAATGTGTCTCGCATCTACTCAAATATT GTGTGCGTACATATTGAAGCAAGACAGTTTGCCGCAATCATACAAATCATTTCTCAATAAACATGGTGGAAAAGACCCTATTATCCTTCAAGGTGTTAAAGATATTGCGTGTGGCATGCCTTTTACTAATCTAGAACAAATACGAAAGTTCTACAAAAACACCGGTGTTGATGTCATTCTCGACCCTCAAATGAAAGTTCCCTGTTCG ATTATACATGCAAACCAATCATGTAGGTGGCATGCAATTTCATTCTTTTTCCAAGCGTACAAAAGAGCAGTACCGGTTTATCTTCCTGTTTATTTAATCCCCGCGCTTATAGTACATCGCCAAGGCCTTGGGAAACG GCCTTTTACAATATTGGCTAAAGGTCTTTTTGGTACTGCAAGATCAAGCCTGTTTCTTTCTACATACTGTACTTCTGCCTG GATCTGGACATGCTTCCTCTTCAGGATTTTCAAAAGATGTAATGTCACCATGCTAGCACTTGGCACG TTCCCAACGGGTCTGAGTTTAGCAATAGAGAAAAAGAGCAGGAGAATCGAAATATCACTCTACTGCCTTGCACGAGCCATTGAAAGCTTCTTCACAACAATGTCGGACATAGGATACCTACCACAACTGGAAAACTTTAAACGAGTCGATGTTTTAATATTCAGCCTTTCAACGGCAGTCATAATGCATTGTTACGCAATTGAAAGAGATGTTTTTCGATCCAAGTATTTGAATGTGCTTGATTGGGTGTTTGGTGTGCCCCGTTCTCCACACGATGCGACCCCACGAAAGAAAAGTGATACGAGCTGA
- the LOC110889594 gene encoding glutathione S-transferase T3 encodes MEKKTPARKPHTSTADLLTWPENPNADSPGARSSAQSHQPSDGISKAVFGGQVTDEEAESLNKRVSGALSPEDAGNEEDNARDKKGKMASEKWTNVQEEALAKAWVHCSTNKKKGNQQNRESFWRKILDHFNATVGGSNRTVHQVRSKWTPMMTKINFFNGLYQQADRTRENGCKDLDVMKVALKEFKERYPNGFQHVEAWEVVRKHDKWAQVPLLGEEGEGSAQKRKPVDVHPSIPGMNEDPSPQRTQRRDKRQATSSEGSSAELAAQFKEYTAMKEAKYAMELEAIELRKKRESEARELISEQRETMKNYNYDRDMKTFLKPHDHAPPNMLPFILARKRDIANKYGWPCDF; translated from the exons ATGGAGAAGAAAACTCCGGCGAGAAAACCGCACACTTCCACCGCAGATCTACTGACGTGGCCGGAAAATCCAAACGCCGATTCACCCGGTGCTCGATCATCCGCCCAATCGCACCAG CCGTCGGATGGGATAAGTAAGGCGGTGTTTGGAGGTCAGGTTACTGATGaagaagctgaaagtttgaataAAAG GGTATCCGGGGCGCTCTCTCCTGAAGACGCCGGCAACGAAGAAGATAACGCTCGGGATAAAAAGGGAAAAATGGCGAGCGAAAAATGGACAAACgtccaagaagaggcgttggcgaaggcgtgggtacattgctctaccaacaaaaagaagggcaatcaacaaaaccGCGAGAGTTTTTGGCGTAAGATTTTAGATCATTTTAACGCCACCGTTggtggaagtaaccggaccgtgcatcaagtacggtctaaatggaccccgatgatgacgaaaataaactttttcaacggcctataccaacaagcg gatcgcacacgagaAAACGGGTGTAAGGATCTCGATGTGATGAAAGTCGCTTTAAAGGAATTCAAAGAGAGATATCCGAACGGTTTTCAACATGTCGAggcgtgggaggtcgttcgaaaacacgacaaatgggcccaagtcccattgttgggtgaggaaggggaaggttcggcacaaaaaagaaagcccgttgacgtgCACCCTTCCATACCCGGTATGAACGAagacccctcgccacaaagaacacaacggcgagacaagcgtcaagcgacatcgtccgagggaagctcggccgagttggcggcacaatttaaagagtacaccgccatgaaagaagcgaagtACGCGATGGAATTGGAGGCGATTgaattgaggaagaaaagagagtcggaggctcgcgagctcatatcggaacaacgcgagacgatgaaaaactacaattacgatcgagatatgaaaacattcctcaagCCGCACGACCATGCTCCGCCAAATATGTTGccgttcatcctcgcccgaaagcgcgacatcgctaacaagtacgggtggccgtgcgatttctaa